A stretch of Cicer arietinum cultivar CDC Frontier isolate Library 1 chromosome 5, Cicar.CDCFrontier_v2.0, whole genome shotgun sequence DNA encodes these proteins:
- the LOC101500970 gene encoding CO(2)-response secreted protease-like: MMKMKGNPILLIVVLYLFGVICVGESRKSSGDISETENEKKVYIVYMGAADSSNASLRNDHAHLLNRVLRRNEKALVRNYKHGFSGFAAHLSKEEANSIAQQPGVVSVFPDPILNLHTTRSWDFLDLQTHVKINTHSDSSSSSSSNVVIGILDTGIWPEAASFSDKGMDPIPASWKGSCMNSKDFNSSNCNRKIIGARCYYHESEGDDSTARDIVGHGTHTASTAAGIPVSDASYYGVASGTAKGGSPESRLAIYKVCFKEFGCSGSAILAAFDDAIYDGVDVLSVSLGEHSYDLTTDPVAIGAFHAVERGILVVCSAGNSGPHNRTVLNDAPWIFTVGATTIDRDLQSNVLLGSNKVIKGRAINFSPLSKSADYPLVYGYSAKTSSSDLDEARQCYENSLDETKVKGKIVVCDGIDDYNLAFNKTNTVQKVGGIGIIHITDQDGGDAIYYGDFPSTEVIPKDAATILQYINSTSNPVATILPTVTVLDYKPAPMVAMFSSRGPSYLSKNILKPDIAAPGVGILAAWFGNDTSEVPKGQKPSPFKIVSGTSMSCPHVSGLAASIKARNPSWSISAIRSAIMTSANQINNMNAPITTDSGSVATPYDFGAGEITTSEPFQPGLVYETTTVDYLNYLCYLGFNINTIKVISKTIPNSFSCPKDSTNDHISNINYPSIAISNFNGKGTVNVTRTVTNIGEEDETVYTPIIDAPIGVDVKLIPDKLQFKKSIKKLSFKVVFSSTSTLEEDLFGSITWSNGKHSVRSPFVLAI, encoded by the exons atgatgaagatgaaagGAAATCCAATTTTATTGATAGTAGTATTATATTTGTTTGGTGTAATTTGTGTTGGAGAATCAAGAAAATCATCAGGTGATATAAGTGAAACAGAGAATGAGAAGAAAGTATATATTGTGTATATGGGAGCAGCTGATTCATCAAATGCTTCCCTTCGCAATGATCATGCTCATCTATTAAACAGAGTGTTAAGAAG GAATGAGAAAGCTCTAGTAAGAAACTACAAACACGGATTCTCAGGCTTCGCAGCTCATCTATCAAAAGAAGAAGCAAACTCAATTGCTCAACAACCTGGTGTTGTTTCTGTCTTCCCTGATCCCATTCTCAACCTTCACACTACACGTTCATGGGATTTCCTCGACTTACAAACTCATGTCAAAATCAACACTCACTcagattcttcttcttcttcttcatccaaCGTCGTAATTGGCATACTAGACACAG GGATATGGCCAGAAGCAGCAAGTTTTTCAGACAAGGGAATGGATCCTATACCAGCCAGTTGGAAAGGCAGTTGCATGAATTCAAAAGACTTCAACTCATCCAACTGTAACAG GAAAATAATAGGAGCAAGGTGTTATTACCATGAAAGTGAAGGAGACGATAGCACGGCAAGGGATATAGTTGGACATGGGACCCACACAGCATCGACGGCGGCAGGGATCCCCGTGAGTGATGCGTCTTACTACGGTGTGGCATCAGGGACAGCAAAAGGTGGGTCCCCTGAATCAAGGCTAGCAATATACAAAGTGTGCTTTAAAGAGTTTGGGTGTTCTGGATCCGCCATCCTTGCGGCGTTTGATGATGCAATTTATGATGGTGTGGATGTACTTTCGGTTTCGCTTGGAGAACATTCATACGATTTGACAACCGATCCGGTTGCAATAGGAGCTTTCCACGCAGTTGAACGTGGCATTCTCGTTGTTTGCTCCGCGGGGAATTCAGGACCCCACAACAGAACGGTTCTTAACGATGCTCCTTGGATTTTTACTGTTGGAGCTACCACTATTGACCGTGATTTGCAGTCTAATGTTCTTTTGGGTAGTAATAAAGTTATCAAG GGTCGAGCCATTAATTTCTCCCCACTTTCAAAATCTGCTGATTATCCATTGGTATACGGCTACTCTGCCAAGACGAGTTCTAGTGACTTAGATGAAGCTAG GCAGTGTTACGAAAATTCTTTAGATGAAACAAAAGTGAAAGGAAAGATTGTCGTTTGCGATGGCATAGATGACTATAATTTAGCCTTCAACAAAACTAACACGGTGCAAAAGGTGGGTGGAATAGGTATTATTCATATTACTGACCAAGATGGAGGAGATGCAATATATTATGGTGACTTTCCATCAACTGAAGTAATTCCAAAAGATGCTGCCACAATCCTCCAGTATATCAATTCAACCAG CAATCCAGTGGCAACAATTCTACCAACAGTTACAGTCTTGGATTATAAACCTGCACCTATGGTGGCAATGTTTTCATCTAGAGGGCCTTCATACCTTTCAAAGAATATTCTCAAG CCTGATATTGCAGCACCAGGTGTTGGTATTCTTGCAGCATGGTTTGGCAATGACACGAGCGAGGTTCCAAAAGGTCAAAAGCCCTCACCATTTAAAATTGTCTCAGGGACTTCCATGTCATGCCCGCATGTTTCAGGCCTTGCAGCCAGCATCAAAGCTCGAAATCCTTCATGGAGTATCTCTGCAATCAGATCAGCCATCATGACATCAG caaatcaaattaacaataTGAATGCTCCAATTACAACGGATTCAGGATCAGTTGCAACACCCTATGACTTTGGAGCAGGGGAAATAACAACATCTGAACCATTTCAACCCGGGCTAGTTTATGAAACCACCACCGTTGACTACTTGAATTACTTGTGTTACCTTGGATTCAATATAAACACAATTAAGGTTATCTCCAAAACTATCCCAAATAGTTTCAGTTGCCCCAAGGATTCAACTAATGATCATATTTCCAACATCAACTACCCTTCCATAGCAATCTCCAACTTCAATGGGAAAGGAACCGTGAATGTGACTAGAACTGTTACCAACATTGGTGAAGAGGATGAAACTGTCTACACTCCTATCATCGATGCTCCGATTGGGGTGGATGTTAAGTTGATTCCAGATAaacttcaatttaaaaaaagtataaagaAATTGAGCTTCAAAGTTGTTTTCTCGTCGACTTCAACCTTGGAGGAAGATCTGTTTGGATCCATTACCTGGAGTAATGGTAAACATAGTGTTCGAAGTCCTTTTGTATTAGCTATTTAg